The following are encoded in a window of Pygocentrus nattereri isolate fPygNat1 chromosome 5, fPygNat1.pri, whole genome shotgun sequence genomic DNA:
- the emx2 gene encoding homeobox protein EMX2 has translation MFQPAPKRCFTIESLVAKDNPLPAAVSRAEEPVRPAALSYANPSPVSPFLNGFHPGARAVYSSPELVFAEAVSHAPGSAVPPVHPVAPHAHALAAHPLSSSSTSSAHGPHPLFAGQQRDPSTFYPWLIHRYRYLGHRFQGNETSPESFLLHNALARKPKRIRTAFSPSQLLRLEHAFEKNHYVVGAERKQLAHSLSLTETQVKVWFQNRRTKFKRQKLEEEGSDSQQKKKGTHHVNRWRLATKQGSPEEIDVTSDD, from the exons ATGTTTCAGCCCGCGCCCAAGCGCTGTTTTACGATAGAGTCGCTGGTGGCCAAGGATAATCCTCTACCGGCGGCGGTGTCTCGCGCCGAAGAGCCCGTGCGACCGGCGGCGCTCAGCTACGCCAACCCGAGCCCCGTCAGCCCCTTCCTCAACGGCTTCCACCCGGGCGCGCGGGCCGTCTACTCCAGCCCGGAGCTCGTGTTCGCCGAGGCCGTGTCGCACGCGCCGGGCTCCGCCGTGCCCCCGGTGCACCCGGTGGCGCCGCACGCGCACGCGCTCGCCGCCCACCCGCTCTCGTCCTCGTCCACGTCCTCGGCGCACGGGCCGCACCCGCTTTTCGCCGGACAGCAAAGGGACCCTTCCACTTTTTACCCCTGGTTGATACACCGGTACAGATACCTGGGCCACAGATTTCAAG GGAACGAAACGAGTCCGGAAAGCTTCCTTTTGCACAATGCACTGGCCAGAAAGCCCAAGAGGATCCGCACGGCGTTCTCTCCCTCCCAGCTCCTGCGGCTCGAGCACGCTTTCGAGAAGAACCACTACGTGGTGGGAGCGGAGCGCAAGCAGCTAGCCCACAGCCTCAGCCTCACAGAAACTCAG GTAAAAGTTTGGTTTCAGAACCGACGGACGAAGTTTAAGCGCCAGAAGCTCGAGGAGGAGGGCTCGGACTCCCAGCAGAAGAAGAAGGGCACCCATCACGTAAACCGATGGAGGCTAGCCACCAAGCAAGGCAGCCCGGAGGAAATAGACGTCACCTCGGAcgattaa